The genomic DNA AGATTCGTTGAGAAGAGAGGTCTCGCCAAAAAAGTCACCTTTAAATAAAGATGCGATTTTACGGCAGGTCAGGTTGGCATATTCGGAGAAAACGTCTGCGGTACCCTCCTTGACAATATAGAGACCGACCCCGGGATCGCCCTGTCGGAAAACAATTTCTTCCTTTTCGTAATTACGAACGTATATTATAGAATACAGTTTG from bacterium includes the following:
- a CDS encoding cyclic nucleotide-binding domain-containing protein gives rise to the protein KLYSIIYVRNYEKEEIVFRQGDPGVGLYIVKEGTADVFSEYANLTCRKIASLFKGDFFGETSLLNESPRSATVVSSDKTVLWGLFKPDLMNLIDSEPKLGVRLILRLSQVVSERLRLANNALSRFDHVD